The genomic DNA agagggaacctacaggaactgctgaatttatcctgaaatcatgtgaatcactacaatttaacactgGTGGAGGcaacttaacttggtgtgtgattttgaaggcaattggttacacctgagctattttaggattgctattacaagggggtggacacttatccaaccaagctatttcagtttttatttttaatactaactcgccctccttctccaccttcttgcccctctcagactctgacctctcctccctgctccagggtcacaaacccaccacgtgtgccttggaccccctccccactcacctctttcaagctgttgctcctgctctactccccttcatctcctccctcctcaacacctctctactttctggtatctttcccaatgccttcaaaaaagcctctatcattcccctcctcaaaaaacctaccctcgaccccacctccctccagagctaccgtcctgtctccctcctacccttcctctccaaaaccctcgagcggaatgtacaccaccagctctctgctttcctgtccaaccactctctgcttgaccctctccaatctggcttccgctctgctcactccactgaaactgccctcctgtctgtcaccaactcactaaagtctgcccgagctgcctgttgatcactctattctactatcatctctcgctgacctggggatctctggcactgctctggcctggttctcctcctacctctccaaccgcacttaccaggtaacctggcgtggagcaacctcctcacctcaccctctcttaactggagtcccccaagggtcagtcttgggtcctctcctgttctctctctacacccgctccctgggccccctcatcgcatcctatggtttctcataccatttctatgctgatgatgctcagattttcctctccttccccacctctgactccaccatctcctcccgtatctgtctgtctgctatttcctcctggatgcacttgcatcacctcaaactcaacctctctaaatctgacctccttttctttccctcctcctcccctcctctgatctctctatctctgttcctctggaatctaccacactctctccctcttcctccgctaagaacctcggagtcaccctggacccctgcctctcttattcccagcacatctccaatctggcacgcacttgccgattcttcctgagcaacatccgaagaatccgacccttcctcaccaactatgctacccagctcctggtccaggccctggtactctcccacctagactactgcaactccctcctggctggcctccttgcgtctgccacccgtccgctccagctcatccagaactctgctgcccgcctggtgttctctctgcctcgtttcgcccacgctactccactactccgctcactccactggctcccgatcaccgctcgcatccagttcaagactcttgtactaacctacagatgccttgaccagactgcacccagctacctccagaccctcatctctccctacacccccactcgacctctccgctccgcctgcactagaagactggctctacctccgttacgctcccctgcctccagagcccgctccttctccacccttgctccgcagtggtggaacgaccttcctacagatgtcaggactgcccagtccctgaccacattccggtgccttcAAACAGCACCGTAGAACTCCTTTGTTTGTattctgggacactatcacccttcatttaaatgtgctttattttgctcttatctgccccctattttactgcatttaatcctgtacttcagaatactgtaatctgccaagtgtttaacctgtagtattttgtatttaatcatatcaacacttgaaatgtatttgcttacgattgtaagtcgccctggataagggcgtctgctaagaaataaataataataataataataattaattttctacaaatttctagaatatttttttcacttggaagttgtggggtaggatgtgtagataaatggaaaaaaaaactattttaatgcattttaattccaggctataaggcaacaaaaggtgaaaattttgaaagggggtgcagactttctataggcactgtatatagtaatattaaaacaaacttgTACAATTATTtagcaaacattttaaacagaaatctttctcaatgtcttcgaTGTTGAAAAGAGTTTTTGGACAGAATTATACCACATGCTTTGGTGTGATCTCTTTGTTATAAGTGCAGTATATGACCTAAACTCATTTtcacattgaagacattgagaaagacttctagtcgaaatgtttgtcagaGAATTCTAtacatttctttttgtattacaCCTGTTTTTTGATAGGATAAAATCTCAATTTAATAATAGGCAACTAAGAAACAGACAAACCGAGAATGCTTAGGAGGCCttgcattatattatttgtttgcttattgttttgtaacatgaaggggtgtttttcatttaaaaaaaaaaaaaaatagaagttcattaaagactggagtaagcTTGAAAATAGGGCAACTTGTGTCTAAGAAAAATAGTATCCGCTACAGTATAGCTTATATTATTTCAGTTACATGCCACATTTTctaagtgtttatttatttttatttttattaagacaTAAAGAAGAAACCTTTAAAGATACAGTTAGTTAAAATTGTGTTcggtttacaaaaacaaacaaaaccaatttTTTCTTGAGCAATGCAAACCCAAcacccctaccccccccccccgacccccccccccccccactcacaaACAAAAGCATAGGACATTTCCTGTTACCCATTACTCATCTGTACATTTTGATTTTGGGACAAGTGGAATGCTGATGAGAAGTCCAATTAAATATTAATAAGAAGACAAACATTTGTATAAGGTCAACCAATGAAGTTAAAGCTAGTCCAATGCAGTGCTCTGTATATAAATAGAGCTCTTGGATGGTCTGCATATTGCTTGGAGAAGGTTATTCAATGATTAAAACCTGTTTTTCCAACATGAAGTTGCTGTTgcttctgctgctctgcattTCATGTGTAAAATGCGAGTCAGATTACGATGAATTTGacaaggtactttttttttttacattactgtaattTGTTAGTTTAGTAATGTCAATGGTAAACTATTTCAAATCTTAAAAACAGAAACGATTATTATCTTTGTTGGAAATTTTTATTACGTCTTACATATGAGATGCCTTTGATAAAGTATActacaattgtattgtataagacattaatattaatattggtcatattttatttttctttaggtTGATGAAACTGGAAAGGTATGAGTTCATAATTGTATCAATTctcgcaaaaaaaaacaacatgtatgtAAAGTTTTGTTATTTACACTGCATTTAGCCTTCATGAAAGAGACATGTCGCACAGTGTTCTTCTGAAACAAAAGCAATCTTCACCACATTCAATTCAATTAATGTGGTTAGCCACTAGCCAACACTAAAAATCTAAACAATAATGGGAGACTGATGGGGCTTGGGGGTTAGTGCACTATcctaacaccaaaaaaaaaaaaaaactagtatatGTGGCACAGTATGCAGTCTTACCTCAAACCAGGCCCAGGACTGAACAACAGGGGCTGTGATACATTCAGTGTAATTTGCACTGGCTGAGCTCTCTaaccctacacatgttaaaaatagTATGTTCTGTCACTGTCTCTCACCTTCTATGAGAACTAAAATCCTCTTAAATATCTTTTGCATATACATACAGTCATAATCCATTAATCCGTTTGTAATGACACCCCAGGGGCTATTATTTAGGCCTTTTCTGTATTAATGCTTGCATTATTGAGATTTAACTGTGTTGGTCCTGAAAAGggttcatattttaataatttaattactGCTGTCATTTCAAttattaaactaaactaaaactaaactaAGCTAAAGAGACTAACATGTTAGTTGTTTAAACAGCGGTAGTATTTAGATGTGTGACACTTATGGTAAAAAAGATCTATTTTATAACTAAGTTGTTTTTGTACTGGTGAATATCTTATGACTGAGTCCTGGTGCAATTAACtcatttgtgttttgtgtttcaggaCACTGAACCCTCAGTAGATGCTCGGGGACACCGGCCGTTGGTAAAAGGAAGAGAAGGGCCAATTGTATCGCAACCAGCACCTCCTCCAATCAGCGGCGGCAGCACCTACAGGGCCCGACCCACCACTCCCCCCCGATCCGCACAGATAACCCAGAAAAACATCCAGCCTGATGAGGGGGGCTGCACTCATCTCGGGGAAGTCATGGTAATAAAGTATATGTTTTTTTGTCTTCTGGAATCAAAacctaaagaaaaaataaataaaatcatgtttttaattttagttaCACAGCACTTTCTGTCTCGGATTATAACTAGTGGAATATAAAACTATGTATTTGTTACATTTCTTTGCAGTTCCAATAATAAATCCTGTAGCATATTGGGCATACGTATGGTATTGGTAGCAAGCCGATATAGTGTTGTCTTTGTATGCTGGATGAGCAGAAGTTCTTTATAGAATCATTGGAAAACAACTCCTTTATTGCCACTGGGTCTTACGTCCTAATATTGTTCCTACATAAAAAGATGAGAAGCTGTGAGTGTGTGGAGTACACAAGCTACAATTAAGGCCAAATATTttgtcgaattaaacctgctgaataatgttatgttaacatattgaattattattattattattattattattattattattattattattattattatataaaggcagacgcctttatccaaggcgacttacagagactagggtgtgtgaattatgcatcagctgcagagtcacttacaacgtttcacctgaaagacggagcacaaagaggttaagtgatttgctcaaggttacacagtgagtcagtgagtgatgcacaacttttggccatatctgtacagACCTATATCTTTGATCAATAATGACTGCAAAATACTAGAGAGACAAAAAGATACTCTCTAGCCTTTACCCAAAAATTAGAATGGTTGTAGTCCTGACATTTAGACAAGGTCAAAAGGATCACCCTTGGTTTCTCCTCTACCCATACGTATTGGGTGGAGCCAAAGTGTTTACAGCCCACAGGTGAAATATGCTCAAATTAATAGAAACCAATAGAAACTGAGAATAAACATTTATTTGCTAAAAAggattactttaaaaaatgttttacacatttaCTATGATGCATATGTATATCATACAGTAAAATATGAGGCCTACTTAGTGAATTTTACTTTCAAGTGAAGTATTTCTGGATTACATCATTAGTTTTACAGCTTTTTAGTTTACaggaaacattatttaaaaaattatttttttggcaACATGCTATGTATCCATGTAGTGCTGGAAGTATTTctccactttttttttccttcagggtGTACTGTGTCCAAATGGATGTGAACTGAAGAATTCACTTTTGAAGCAAGAAAGAAATGTGAAAGGAACATTGGCCTCACTGAGAAGTGAGGTGTCCGCTCTTTCCCAAAACTCTGACCACATCTATCAATATGTGAGCAGTATGTCAAATGTCATTGGTGAGCGACAACGGCAAACCCTAGGTAGGTAATAgccatacagtatacagtgccaCAAAAaagtttatctatctatctatctatctatctctttctatctctttctatctctctctctctctctctctctctctctctctctctctctctatatatatatatatatatatatatagatggatgTATCCAATCACTTTTAAATTTGTCATCTTTAATAAGTTACCAGTATTTGGAATTTTTAAAGCAGTTCAATTTTTGTTCTTGTTattgtttaactttattttaacATTCCAGATAACGGCATTGTAGTGGGTGAATACACCACTGAATTGGAGGAACAGCATGCCTATCTGAAAGAAAACTTAGATACAACCATTCCGTCAAGCGTCCGTCTGCTTCGCGGGGTCCTGGACAACCTGCGCACTAAAATACAGAAGCTGGAGGAGGCCATTACTAAACAGAAAGTGTACTGTGCAAGCCCCTGCACCACATCCTGCAACATCCCAGTGGTGTCTGGAAAAGGTACTGGTTCCCTTGTGTGCATCTTTTAGTAAATTAAAGCTGAGACATAATAGATTTTAATAACTATACAGGTTTCCcagaacaatgcataataataataataataataataataataataataataataataataatccctgatAAGATACTACATTACTCAGTATAAATGTGTATGTTCTTATATTGCAGAATGTGAAGACATATTCAGAAAGGGTGGTGATTCATCAGAGATGTACCTGATCCAGCCTGATTCCTTCTTTAAACCCTACAAAGTATACTGTGACATGACAGGCCAAGGAGGAGGTATGTGGGCATTGACAAGGGATTGTTATTCCTATTGGAGCTCCTGGTCTACTGCACTGATCTAGCCAGTATCTGTACTAGGTGCCATCTAATAGTGAATTTGATTATTGTGTTCTGCAGGATGGACATTGATTCAGACCAGGCAGGATGGCAGCGTTGACTTCGGCAGAAGATGGGACAGCTACAGGAACGGGTTTGGAAATATTGCACTGGATAATGGCAAAGGTTTCTGCAATGCCCCAGGTGAGACTAGAATATTGACATTCCAACTTTCTAACACAACGATACAATGAATCAGCTGATAATGGCATGTAAAATACATAACTCAGTGTatcaaattaaatcaatgtcACAGACACTACGTTTAAAATTGAGAACAGGATTCATAATGTGGATCAGGACATCAATCCTACAGAAGGTTTTCAGGGTTGCTTTGATCAGGGGATGCCCTAAATAGTGAAACTTGTATATGTTACAATAGAAGAGTTATTTTTGTCTAACCACTTCAATAAAGCAATTGATATATTAGGACCAAGGCTACATGCAAGTGAAGTCAATTCTACTGTGCTAACTCATTATCTCTGGTTGTAGGGGAGTACTGGCTCGGAAACGATAAGATCAGCCAACTTACAAAAATGGGACCAACTGAGCTTCTAATCGAGATGGAAGACTGGAATGGAAACAAGGTACATGCTCACTACGGCCAGTTCACGCTGCAGAACGAAGCCACCAAGTACACACTGGCGGTCGGTAACTATAAAGGCAATGCTGGCAACTGCCTTCTGGAAGGAGCTCAGCAGCTATATGGGGAAAACAGGACTATGACCATCCACAACGGCATGATGTTCAGCACGTATGACAGAGACAATGACAGATGGTGAGTGCATGAAAAgtctttttctttctgttttctgtgtCGTTCATGTTTCTTTCTGGGTTGAGGAGTTTGCTGTCAACTTTTGGACGGTAGTGTTCGAATCTGGCTCTTCAATGTAATTCATTTAGTGGTCTCAACTCAATTTAGATAGCAGTTAACACTTAATTTGGGACGGTTTGACTGAATAGCCAAGGCAGTTTTTGTACTAAAGCAACACAACATGTTctgtgaaaaaagaaagaaagaagcacaGTTATTTCTACAGGTTTAATACTATCATTTCCTCCATTCATTCATTGTGCCAGGAAGCTCAGTGCTCATTATAGAGTGTTGCTAATATAAACAGTGGCTGTGCATATAGAATACCGTATAGGGTGCTGTAGGATACAAGGGGATATCCACTCTACAAGAGGTCAGAGCAGCTACTGAGTGAGCTTACTGGACCTTTAGTCGAGTAAAAAATctgcttgtattttatataaaaccCTGTACTATATCTTATATAAGAAATAGCTAAATAAGACTAGTGAAACAGTAtag from Acipenser ruthenus chromosome 2, fAciRut3.2 maternal haplotype, whole genome shotgun sequence includes the following:
- the fgb gene encoding fibrinogen beta chain → MIKTCFSNMKLLLLLLLCISCVKCESDYDEFDKVDETGKDTEPSVDARGHRPLVKGREGPIVSQPAPPPISGGSTYRARPTTPPRSAQITQKNIQPDEGGCTHLGEVMGVLCPNGCELKNSLLKQERNVKGTLASLRSEVSALSQNSDHIYQYVSSMSNVIGERQRQTLDNGIVVGEYTTELEEQHAYLKENLDTTIPSSVRLLRGVLDNLRTKIQKLEEAITKQKVYCASPCTTSCNIPVVSGKECEDIFRKGGDSSEMYLIQPDSFFKPYKVYCDMTGQGGGWTLIQTRQDGSVDFGRRWDSYRNGFGNIALDNGKGFCNAPGEYWLGNDKISQLTKMGPTELLIEMEDWNGNKVHAHYGQFTLQNEATKYTLAVGNYKGNAGNCLLEGAQQLYGENRTMTIHNGMMFSTYDRDNDRWAPGDPGKQCSREDGGGWWYNRCHSSNLNGRYYWGGPYTKTMAKHGTDDGLVWMNWKGSWYSLKAVRMMIRPFFSG